One genomic region from bacterium encodes:
- a CDS encoding MBL fold metallo-hydrolase, translated as MARSRGAPRSRKRGGAISIDPGARPPRDPAPPGTAFQALTAHNPSPFTLEGTNTYVLGAGGQAVVIDPGPDDGAHVAHVLAYAAAAGRRVGLILLTHRHHDHQGAADALAHATGARVRGWTDPEAPLRDGEGIAVDGGRLQVLHTPGHARDHVVFYWESERVLFSGDLILGEGTVNITPPGGSMADYLQSLERVAGLQLTLIAPGHGPLVRAPHQRITEYLAHRRRREQQVLELLADGPQTAQALVAAIYPDLDPRLRGAAEGTITAHLQKLVDEGRVRQTRASFTLR; from the coding sequence ACCCGGCACCGCCGGGGACGGCGTTTCAGGCCCTCACCGCCCATAACCCATCGCCGTTCACGCTTGAGGGAACAAACACCTACGTGCTTGGCGCCGGCGGGCAGGCCGTAGTCATCGACCCGGGGCCGGATGACGGCGCGCATGTCGCTCATGTGCTCGCGTATGCCGCGGCCGCCGGCCGTCGCGTTGGGTTGATTCTCCTCACTCACCGTCACCACGATCACCAGGGCGCGGCGGATGCTCTCGCGCACGCGACGGGAGCCCGGGTCAGAGGGTGGACGGACCCCGAGGCGCCGCTCCGGGACGGGGAGGGGATCGCGGTCGATGGCGGACGGCTTCAAGTATTGCATACCCCCGGCCACGCGCGGGACCACGTCGTGTTTTATTGGGAGAGTGAACGGGTGCTGTTCTCGGGGGATCTTATCCTCGGGGAGGGCACCGTCAACATTACCCCTCCCGGCGGGTCCATGGCGGACTATCTTCAATCGCTCGAGCGCGTGGCGGGTCTCCAGCTTACGCTGATCGCCCCTGGACATGGGCCGTTGGTCCGCGCCCCCCACCAACGAATTACGGAATACCTGGCGCACCGACGGCGCCGCGAGCAACAGGTACTCGAACTCCTGGCGGACGGGCCGCAGACCGCTCAGGCGCTTGTCGCCGCGATCTACCCAGACCTCGATCCACGGCTGAGGGGAGCGGCGGAAGGGACCATAACGGCACACCTACAGAAGCTGGTCGACGAAGGGCGAGTGCGCCAAACCCGCGCGTCCTTCACGCTGCGATGA